One genomic segment of candidate division KSB1 bacterium includes these proteins:
- a CDS encoding ATP-dependent helicase, which produces MRTMSEEAILDRLNPEQREAVTFGEGPLMVVAGAGTGKTRVITHRIAYLIATKKARPEEILALTFTDKAAAEMEERVDVLVPYGFANVWIGTFHSFGDHLLRQYAFELGLTPDFQVLAEAEQNIFFRQHLFAYPLDFYRPLGNPTRFISALLTLFSRAKDEDVSPEEYLAFAQRLAKEAEEHPEDKELQERAARQMELARTYACHQRLLAEAGMVDFGDQVALALKLLREHPSVLQDLRQRYRYILVDEFQDTNYAQFVLVSLLAGANGNITVVADDDQSIYKFRGAAISNVINFLKSYPQARLVVLTENYRSTQQILDAAYRLIRHNDPERLEVQRSISKQLRAQRTDGAPVMHRHFDTLSSEADAVASIIEQKMKAGGYCYRDFAILVRANNHADPFLRSLNMRGIPFQFSGSRGLYSREEVRLLVNFLRTLSNPDDSVSLFHLAQSEVYQFPPLDLARCTAYAKLRNISLFQVFEALPQLPDLVVSAEAQATAARIVENTRKFLEVARTNNAGVVLYRFLTESGLLKRLTSAQTVEAEVQILNIARFFDIVREFCAMATEDRVQEFVAHLDALIEAGDDPPTAQADTDLDAVNVLTVHKAKGLEFRVVFMVSLVEDHFPSRARGEALSLPPELVKDIVPPGDTHLQEERRLFFVGMTRAKEELYLTSGRDYGGKRPRKVSRFVLEALDTVRADESYERASALEVIHRHAPPAEAAPDLSAPIPAHQILTISHRQVDDYLTCPLKYKYIHVLRVPLLPHHTIVYGNAIHKALEEYHRRKLAGQDVSVDHLHEAFRRAWSSEGFLSREHEEQRFAAGLKALELYFAQEEQSGLVPALVEEEFSFVLDNDRVTGRWDRVDVRDGAVYVVDFKSSAVADQEKANKEARDSRQLSIYALAYLQVHGRAPDFVELRYVESGVTGRAAVSEKLLARAQADIKKAAQGIRLRKYAATPDEYNACPYCAYNQICPATSTNHPAAE; this is translated from the coding sequence ATGCGCACCATGAGTGAGGAGGCCATCCTGGATCGACTCAACCCTGAGCAGCGGGAAGCGGTCACCTTTGGCGAAGGGCCGCTGATGGTCGTGGCCGGCGCCGGTACCGGCAAGACGCGCGTCATTACGCACCGCATCGCTTACCTCATTGCCACCAAAAAGGCTCGGCCCGAAGAGATCCTGGCCCTCACCTTCACCGACAAGGCCGCCGCCGAAATGGAAGAACGGGTGGACGTGCTGGTACCCTACGGTTTTGCCAACGTGTGGATCGGCACCTTTCATTCCTTTGGCGACCATCTGCTGCGCCAGTACGCATTCGAGCTCGGCCTGACTCCAGATTTTCAGGTGCTGGCCGAGGCCGAGCAGAACATCTTCTTCCGCCAGCACCTCTTTGCCTACCCCCTGGACTTTTATCGGCCCCTGGGGAACCCAACTCGTTTTATCTCCGCATTGCTCACGCTCTTCAGCCGCGCCAAGGACGAGGATGTGAGTCCGGAAGAGTACTTGGCCTTTGCGCAACGCCTAGCCAAAGAGGCGGAGGAACACCCAGAGGACAAGGAATTGCAGGAGCGCGCGGCCAGACAGATGGAGTTGGCGCGCACCTATGCCTGCCACCAACGGCTTTTGGCCGAGGCGGGAATGGTGGACTTTGGCGATCAGGTGGCTCTGGCGCTCAAGCTCCTCCGCGAACATCCGTCTGTGCTGCAGGACCTCCGCCAACGTTACCGGTACATTCTGGTGGACGAGTTTCAAGACACCAATTATGCCCAGTTCGTGCTGGTGAGCCTTTTGGCGGGTGCCAACGGCAACATCACTGTGGTGGCGGACGACGATCAGTCGATCTACAAGTTCCGCGGTGCGGCGATCAGCAACGTGATCAACTTTCTCAAGTCCTATCCACAGGCGCGTCTGGTGGTTCTGACTGAAAACTACCGTTCCACGCAGCAAATTCTGGATGCCGCCTACCGGCTGATCCGGCACAACGATCCCGAACGCCTAGAGGTGCAGCGAAGCATCAGCAAACAGTTGCGGGCCCAGCGCACCGATGGGGCACCGGTTATGCACCGGCACTTCGACACCTTGTCCAGCGAGGCAGACGCGGTAGCTTCTATCATCGAGCAAAAAATGAAGGCCGGCGGTTACTGCTACCGCGACTTTGCCATCCTCGTTCGGGCCAATAACCACGCCGACCCCTTCTTGCGCTCGCTCAACATGCGCGGCATCCCATTCCAGTTTAGCGGAAGCCGTGGCCTCTATAGCCGCGAGGAAGTGCGCTTGCTGGTCAACTTTTTGCGCACGTTGAGCAATCCGGATGACTCGGTGAGCCTTTTCCACCTTGCCCAATCGGAGGTCTACCAATTCCCGCCCCTTGACCTTGCGCGGTGCACTGCTTATGCCAAGTTGCGCAACATCTCGCTGTTCCAGGTCTTTGAGGCGCTGCCGCAGCTCCCGGACCTCGTCGTATCGGCGGAGGCACAGGCCACAGCGGCCCGAATCGTCGAGAACACACGCAAATTCTTGGAAGTGGCGCGCACCAACAATGCCGGTGTAGTCCTCTATCGCTTTCTGACCGAGAGTGGCCTATTGAAGCGCCTTACTAGCGCGCAGACCGTGGAAGCGGAAGTGCAAATCCTTAACATCGCCCGCTTTTTTGACATCGTGCGCGAGTTTTGTGCCATGGCCACCGAGGACCGCGTGCAGGAGTTTGTGGCCCATTTGGATGCGCTCATCGAGGCGGGCGACGATCCGCCCACGGCCCAGGCCGACACCGATCTCGATGCCGTTAACGTGCTGACGGTGCACAAGGCCAAGGGGCTAGAGTTCCGCGTTGTCTTCATGGTGAGCCTGGTGGAGGATCACTTTCCCTCTCGCGCCCGCGGGGAGGCGCTCTCCCTGCCACCGGAGTTGGTCAAAGACATCGTGCCCCCTGGCGACACGCACTTGCAAGAGGAGCGGCGTCTCTTTTTTGTGGGCATGACGCGGGCCAAAGAGGAACTCTACCTGACCAGCGGTCGCGACTACGGTGGAAAGCGACCGCGGAAAGTCAGCCGCTTCGTGCTGGAGGCCCTGGACACCGTGCGCGCCGACGAAAGCTACGAGCGCGCCTCTGCGCTGGAGGTCATCCATCGCCATGCGCCACCGGCAGAGGCGGCACCGGATCTGTCGGCGCCCATCCCCGCACACCAAATCCTCACCATCAGTCATCGGCAGGTGGACGACTACCTGACCTGTCCCCTCAAGTACAAGTACATCCACGTGCTGCGCGTGCCCCTCCTGCCGCACCACACCATCGTCTACGGCAATGCTATCCACAAGGCGCTGGAGGAATACCATCGCCGCAAGCTTGCAGGACAGGACGTGAGCGTCGACCATCTGCACGAGGCCTTTCGCCGCGCCTGGAGTAGCGAGGGCTTCCTGTCGCGGGAGCACGAGGAACAGCGCTTCGCGGCCGGCCTTAAGGCGTTGGAGCTTTATTTTGCACAAGAGGAACAGAGCGGGCTGGTCCCTGCACTGGTGGAGGAAGAGTTCAGCTTCGTCCTGGATAATGATCGCGTCACCGGTCGTTGGGACCGAGTGGACGTGAGGGACGGCGCGGTCTACGTGGTCGATTTCAAGTCCTCGGCGGTAGCGGACCAGGAGAAAGCCAACAAGGAGGCCAGGGATAGCCGGCAACTCTCCATCTACGCCCTGGCCTATCTGCAGGTCCACGGGCGGGCACCTGACTTTGTGGAACTGCGCTACGTCGAAAGTGGAGTCACGGGGCGCGCGGCCGTGAGCGAGAAACTCCTTGCTAGAGCCCAAGCGGACATCAAGAAGGCAGCACAAGGGATTCGCCTGCGGAAGTACGCCGCCACGCCGGACGAATACAATGCGTGCCCCTACTGCGCCTACAACCAGATCTGTCCGGCGACTTCCACCAACCACCCAGCTGCGGAGTGA
- a CDS encoding DNA recombination protein RmuC — MSAVSLLVLACAVVLVLGALWVVNARQERRWRELEKRQPDASALAIVTQWLQDMRGSLERSTSLMQQQMQATQRSIAERLEAAAQALSMVHHELGQMQEIGRQMREFQDFFRSPKLRGNIGEQVLRDLLEQVLPRTCFRLQHRFANGQVVDAVIVSDKGLIPIDAKFPLEDYRQIRAARSEEERATYLRAFVRTIKRHIESIAEKYIVPAEGTVDFALMYVPSEAVYYEIIAGEHGLLAHAQDRHVVVVSPNSFYFFLRVVLMGLEGQRIEDTARRILQAIEGLRQDAGRLGESLRLLNTHLNNARSALERANTDFLHLTGKMEAMRQLQAAQEMDRTALPPQEQ; from the coding sequence GTGTCTGCGGTCTCCCTTCTTGTCCTTGCCTGCGCCGTAGTTTTGGTGCTCGGGGCGCTGTGGGTCGTGAATGCGCGCCAGGAACGGCGCTGGCGGGAGCTCGAAAAACGCCAGCCGGACGCCTCCGCGCTCGCCATCGTTACCCAGTGGCTCCAGGACATGCGCGGGAGCTTGGAACGGAGCACCAGCCTCATGCAGCAACAGATGCAGGCGACGCAGCGCAGCATCGCCGAGCGACTCGAGGCGGCGGCACAGGCCTTGAGCATGGTGCACCACGAACTAGGACAGATGCAAGAGATCGGCCGTCAGATGCGCGAGTTCCAGGATTTCTTCCGCTCCCCCAAGCTGCGAGGAAACATCGGTGAGCAGGTCCTGCGCGACCTGCTGGAGCAAGTGCTGCCCAGGACGTGCTTTCGCCTGCAGCACCGCTTTGCCAACGGCCAGGTGGTGGACGCGGTTATCGTCAGCGACAAAGGGCTCATTCCTATCGATGCGAAGTTTCCCCTGGAGGACTATCGCCAGATCCGCGCCGCGCGCAGCGAGGAGGAAAGGGCCACGTACCTGCGCGCCTTCGTGCGCACCATCAAGCGCCACATCGAAAGCATCGCCGAAAAGTACATCGTGCCCGCCGAGGGAACAGTGGATTTTGCCCTCATGTACGTGCCCTCAGAGGCAGTCTACTACGAGATCATCGCGGGCGAACATGGGCTACTCGCTCATGCCCAGGATCGACACGTCGTGGTAGTCTCTCCCAATAGCTTCTACTTTTTCTTGCGCGTGGTGCTCATGGGGCTGGAGGGACAACGAATCGAGGATACAGCGCGACGCATCTTGCAGGCCATTGAAGGGCTGCGGCAGGATGCTGGCCGGTTAGGCGAGAGCCTACGACTGCTGAACACGCACCTCAACAACGCCCGCAGCGCCCTGGAGCGAGCCAACACCGACTTCCTCCATCTGACCGGGAAGATGGAGGCGATGCGCCAGCTCCAGGCCGCTCAGGAAATGGACCGAACTGCCCTTCCGCCACAGGAGCAATAG
- a CDS encoding RNA polymerase sigma factor RpoD/SigA, producing the protein MPSPRKLRMGGEAHSLERYLREIGQEPLLSPNEEVELARRAREGDSAALERLTRANLRFVVSVAKQFQNQGLSLGDLINEGNLGLIKAATRFDETRGFKFISYAVWWIRQSILQALAEQSRIVRLPLNRVGALMRIGKTFSLLEQQFEREPTAQEVAGVLELNPLDVTDVLQLGAPHVSLTAPFFPDEEGSLEDVIASHDIPAPDSPLMAQSLREEIQAALNALSPREAEVIRLYYGFDQERALTLEEIGARLGLTRERVRQIKEKALRRLRRLAKGRGLRSYLG; encoded by the coding sequence ATGCCTTCTCCTCGAAAACTGCGAATGGGCGGAGAGGCCCATTCGCTGGAACGCTATCTTCGTGAGATCGGACAAGAGCCGCTCCTTTCTCCCAACGAAGAGGTGGAGCTTGCCCGAAGGGCACGGGAGGGAGACTCGGCTGCGTTGGAACGACTCACAAGAGCCAACCTGCGTTTTGTCGTGTCCGTGGCCAAGCAATTCCAGAACCAAGGCCTTTCACTCGGCGATCTCATCAATGAAGGCAACCTGGGGCTCATCAAGGCGGCCACTCGTTTTGACGAGACCAGGGGTTTCAAGTTCATTTCTTACGCGGTGTGGTGGATACGACAATCCATCCTCCAGGCCCTGGCTGAGCAGTCTCGCATTGTTCGGCTCCCCCTGAATCGGGTAGGTGCCCTCATGCGCATTGGGAAGACTTTTTCTTTGCTGGAACAGCAGTTTGAACGTGAGCCCACGGCTCAGGAAGTGGCCGGCGTCCTGGAGCTCAACCCGTTGGACGTCACCGACGTGCTCCAATTGGGTGCCCCGCACGTCTCGCTCACGGCTCCATTCTTCCCCGACGAGGAAGGCTCTCTTGAAGACGTCATAGCGAGCCACGATATCCCCGCACCCGATTCGCCTCTCATGGCCCAGTCTCTGCGCGAAGAAATCCAGGCGGCCCTCAACGCCCTTTCGCCGCGCGAGGCCGAGGTCATCCGCCTCTACTACGGCTTTGACCAGGAGAGGGCACTGACCTTGGAGGAGATCGGAGCCAGACTGGGCCTGACGCGCGAACGTGTCCGACAGATCAAGGAGAAGGCGCTCCGCCGCCTCAGGCGCCTGGCAAAAGGGCGGGGGCTGCGCTCCTACCTGGGGTGA
- a CDS encoding M23 family metallopeptidase: MRGKSIKLIFFSLGGSEVKEINLGWRHAVLLGVSAVALMGLLVAGVLAVFTDFFHDARLRSLASANMALNIKLAEMGEQIDRIQSKIVELEKTDNEMRLFVDLDTLGRGVRAAGVGGFATGLEYLTPSKDTPLATAEASKELLDELERRMQLLKTSREQIEAKWQSKQDLYNHTPSIAPVENYRVTDVFGMRRHPFTGRWGMHEGMDFAAHRGEPVYATADGVVVSVINVYRPNSGYGKEVVIDHGYGKQTRYAHLSKTLVVEGQRVFRWDVIGLLGDTGQATGPHVHYEVIVDGKPTNPRDFILE, encoded by the coding sequence ATGCGCGGAAAATCGATCAAGTTGATCTTCTTCTCCCTCGGGGGATCGGAGGTGAAGGAGATCAACCTCGGATGGAGACACGCAGTGCTCCTGGGGGTTTCTGCTGTTGCTCTGATGGGGCTGTTGGTGGCGGGTGTGTTGGCGGTGTTCACCGACTTTTTCCACGACGCGCGGCTCAGGAGTCTTGCCAGCGCTAACATGGCCCTCAACATCAAACTGGCCGAGATGGGGGAGCAGATCGACCGAATTCAATCCAAGATTGTCGAGCTGGAAAAAACCGACAACGAAATGCGCCTGTTCGTCGACCTAGACACTCTGGGCCGTGGTGTAAGGGCTGCGGGTGTGGGAGGATTTGCCACCGGACTTGAGTACCTCACGCCCTCGAAGGATACACCCTTGGCCACAGCTGAGGCTTCGAAAGAGCTGCTGGATGAGCTGGAGCGCCGAATGCAGCTCCTTAAGACCAGCCGCGAACAGATTGAAGCCAAGTGGCAGAGCAAGCAAGACCTTTACAATCACACCCCGTCGATCGCGCCAGTGGAAAACTATCGCGTCACTGACGTGTTTGGCATGCGACGCCACCCCTTTACCGGACGATGGGGGATGCATGAAGGGATGGACTTCGCTGCCCACCGCGGCGAACCTGTCTACGCTACTGCCGACGGGGTAGTGGTCTCTGTCATTAACGTCTACCGGCCCAACAGTGGCTATGGGAAGGAGGTTGTAATCGATCACGGCTACGGCAAGCAGACACGCTACGCGCACCTGTCCAAAACCTTGGTCGTGGAAGGGCAGCGCGTTTTCCGCTGGGACGTCATTGGTCTTTTGGGGGACACCGGACAAGCTACAGGTCCCCACGTGCATTATGAAGTGATAGTGGACGGAAAGCCGACAAATCCCAGGGACTTTATCCTCGAATAG
- a CDS encoding isoaspartyl peptidase/L-asparaginase yields MKPAIIVHGGAWDIPDEEVKAHREGCRKAVAAGWEVLDEGGSALDAVQAAVTVMENDPTFDAGYGATLNAAGEVELDAMLMDGATLRAGAVAAVRFVRNPIVLARAVMEQGSHAMLVGEGAWQFAARQGIALCAPEELVVERELQRYRSLRRQRHQPTRSFFERPPRGTVGAVAIDWHGHVAAATSTGGTPLKAPGRVGDSALIGCGTYADDATGAVSASGWGETIMRVVLAKTICDLMGAGFDSREAVREGIAILGRKVQGLGGAIAINSRGQVGWGFNTPRMAYAYMIHGGEIVTGI; encoded by the coding sequence GTGAAACCTGCGATCATTGTACATGGAGGTGCATGGGACATCCCCGATGAGGAGGTGAAGGCGCATCGGGAGGGATGTCGCAAGGCTGTTGCGGCCGGTTGGGAAGTGCTGGATGAAGGGGGGAGCGCCCTGGATGCGGTGCAGGCCGCGGTAACGGTCATGGAAAATGACCCCACCTTTGATGCCGGATATGGCGCGACCCTCAATGCCGCAGGCGAGGTGGAGTTAGATGCCATGCTCATGGACGGTGCGACGTTGCGGGCGGGGGCAGTGGCCGCCGTCCGTTTTGTCCGTAACCCCATAGTCCTTGCCCGTGCCGTCATGGAGCAGGGCTCCCATGCTATGCTCGTGGGGGAAGGTGCCTGGCAGTTCGCCGCCCGCCAGGGCATCGCCCTCTGCGCGCCTGAGGAGCTGGTGGTGGAGCGGGAACTGCAACGTTACCGAAGCTTGCGTCGCCAAAGGCACCAACCTACCAGAAGCTTCTTCGAACGTCCACCTCGAGGCACAGTCGGGGCAGTGGCCATCGATTGGCACGGCCACGTGGCCGCCGCGACCTCGACGGGTGGCACCCCTCTCAAGGCCCCGGGAAGGGTAGGAGATTCTGCTCTCATAGGCTGCGGTACCTACGCCGACGACGCCACAGGAGCAGTCTCGGCTAGTGGCTGGGGCGAGACGATCATGCGCGTGGTGTTGGCCAAGACCATCTGCGACCTGATGGGCGCCGGCTTCGATAGCCGGGAGGCCGTGCGCGAGGGTATTGCCATTCTGGGCAGGAAGGTGCAGGGCCTGGGCGGCGCCATCGCCATCAACTCCCGCGGACAAGTGGGGTGGGGGTTTAATACCCCCAGGATGGCCTATGCCTACATGATCCATGGCGGCGAAATCGTAACCGGCATCTGA
- a CDS encoding sodium:solute symporter family protein gives MVWYLYVILGYLIVLTVLNFYRAGRVKTQEDMMVAGRSLNTTKMVFTLVCTWIGSGTFIAGAEYAYKAGWSSLWLPAGAWVGIAIIYFLAGKIRTFGQYTVGDILEERYGKFARLFGAIALIIAFTTIVSYQFRAGGYILNVVTDGRVSVEVGQALAAGFVILFVGLGGMVAVAHTDLPNGIIIVVACCVATPFTVAAAGGWSSAAQTLPPGHMAVFSPDFGQYPALKAISYCLATMLLLLGVQSMYQKFYSAGSAREARKAVIFWILGTIVVETVVVVIAIYGATYFWGKNIDPASVVLQAARHMVPAPVGLLLLAAACAVVISTGMNYLLSPTTSIMRDIYQRFVNPHAPQARMVALQKTFIVILGLCAFLMIFVPTVLHLPISVLKYSYFAYTMYGVAITPALVAALAWRRANKAGGVASIVAGAVVALALEVVVPYAFPSVLRGGDPWGIPSIYPAFLASLLGLIVGSLLTPPPSEESLAKLFPKQK, from the coding sequence ATGGTCTGGTATCTGTACGTCATCCTTGGGTATCTCATTGTCCTAACGGTGCTCAACTTCTATCGGGCAGGAAGGGTGAAGACGCAGGAGGACATGATGGTGGCGGGGCGGAGCCTGAACACCACCAAAATGGTCTTCACCCTCGTCTGCACCTGGATCGGCTCAGGCACGTTCATTGCCGGCGCCGAGTATGCCTACAAAGCAGGGTGGAGCTCCCTTTGGCTCCCCGCAGGGGCCTGGGTCGGAATCGCCATCATCTACTTTTTGGCCGGCAAGATTCGCACCTTTGGCCAGTACACGGTGGGCGATATTCTCGAGGAGCGCTATGGCAAGTTTGCGCGACTCTTTGGGGCGATTGCGCTGATCATTGCCTTTACCACGATCGTCTCCTACCAGTTTAGGGCGGGCGGCTATATCCTGAACGTAGTGACCGATGGCAGGGTGAGTGTGGAGGTGGGACAGGCCCTCGCCGCGGGTTTTGTAATCCTCTTCGTCGGCCTTGGGGGAATGGTTGCCGTGGCGCATACAGACCTGCCCAACGGGATTATCATCGTTGTGGCCTGCTGCGTGGCCACGCCGTTTACGGTGGCGGCCGCAGGGGGGTGGTCCAGTGCGGCCCAGACCCTCCCACCAGGCCACATGGCAGTTTTTTCCCCGGACTTTGGGCAATATCCGGCGCTGAAGGCAATCAGCTACTGTCTAGCCACGATGCTCCTTCTGCTGGGGGTTCAGAGCATGTACCAAAAGTTCTACAGCGCAGGGAGCGCGCGGGAGGCGCGCAAGGCGGTCATCTTCTGGATTCTCGGCACCATCGTGGTAGAGACCGTCGTGGTAGTAATCGCCATCTATGGGGCGACTTACTTCTGGGGCAAGAACATCGATCCGGCGTCGGTAGTGTTGCAGGCAGCGAGACACATGGTGCCGGCGCCGGTGGGGTTGCTGCTGCTGGCTGCTGCGTGCGCAGTGGTCATCTCCACAGGCATGAACTACCTCCTCTCGCCCACGACGAGCATTATGCGCGACATCTACCAGCGCTTTGTCAACCCGCATGCGCCCCAGGCGCGCATGGTGGCGCTGCAAAAGACATTCATCGTCATCTTGGGCCTATGCGCTTTTCTGATGATCTTCGTCCCCACGGTATTGCATTTACCCATCTCTGTGTTGAAGTACTCGTACTTTGCCTACACCATGTACGGAGTTGCCATCACCCCCGCACTGGTTGCTGCGCTGGCCTGGCGGCGCGCAAACAAAGCGGGTGGCGTCGCTTCCATCGTTGCTGGCGCGGTCGTTGCCTTGGCTCTGGAGGTGGTGGTGCCATACGCCTTCCCATCTGTACTTCGAGGAGGTGACCCTTGGGGGATTCCCAGCATCTATCCGGCATTTCTTGCTTCGCTGCTGGGCCTGATAGTGGGGAGCCTACTTACCCCTCCCCCGAGCGAGGAAAGCCTTGCTAAGCTTTTCCCGAAGCAAAAGTAA
- a CDS encoding phosphodiester glycosidase family protein, producing the protein MRMHDTTRVTIFMVAVAVLAGSARADWKESTPVGPGVVHHHEFRSAGPWHFHVLEIDLTNPWVSIESIKSNDLLPGGRELTSAMAARNDREAHRVVGAMNADFWQTDGTPVGAQVVKGVLVKRPVSRSVFAYTDQRRPLIDVVSFTGTLVAKGQQQVIHGVNESRDTDELIVYNSFRGSTTGTNYWGTEVVAQYLSLSCAVNDTVWLVATAKDSVMAAGHGNAPIPRNGVVLSGHGQAAAFLNAHVFVGDTVAVVLRLPPTRQRIIELVGGVPRIIRNGAVSVEWSEEGLTNRSFATDRHPRTAVGFSADSTRLFFVTVDGRQAGYSVGMSLYELAEYMREWGIHEAVNLDGGGSTTMVVRGRVVNSPSDGSERPVANALLVVSSAPTGPLHLLRISPPEAFLLSEGTLRFTVEGFDEYYNPVSLPAGTVNWSCDPWIGAIDAQGQFVAGLYDTVGYVYASAGGVRDSARVHITRVAQITLTPNPVVLRVGQKQTMTPRATDSFGNPVSLQASDYQWSVVGDVGTITQGGVFTATKQGEGEIRAAYGSVVGTAHVYVGLPTDVIVEDFSSLARWNLTGVRVNLPACSLALDSAVAFSPPTSARLSYQLSTGGTSALYMECSIPLSGTPIAVGIHVFGDGKGHWLRGEFTDADGEKFLVNFTEATPGIDWAGTWRYLRVSMDSVIVHWGNPAAVLTFPITWKRIYLAETNDSRKDSGVLYFDDFTAHYLETAVEPPRGGALPQSFRLYQNFPNPFNPSTEICFDVPREGRVRLEVINPLGARVCTLLDQQLAPGQHRVCFDGSNLAGGVYLYRLIGAGEMQNRKMILIR; encoded by the coding sequence ATGCGGATGCATGACACAACGCGTGTGACGATCTTTATGGTCGCAGTGGCAGTACTGGCCGGCAGTGCGCGTGCGGACTGGAAGGAGAGCACGCCGGTTGGGCCTGGGGTGGTACATCACCACGAATTCCGTTCCGCTGGCCCATGGCACTTTCACGTGCTGGAAATCGATCTGACCAACCCCTGGGTCAGCATTGAGAGCATCAAGTCCAACGACCTCTTGCCTGGGGGGAGGGAGCTGACCTCCGCCATGGCTGCCCGCAATGACCGCGAGGCTCACCGGGTAGTGGGAGCCATGAATGCCGACTTTTGGCAGACCGATGGCACACCTGTCGGGGCACAAGTGGTGAAGGGTGTGCTGGTCAAGCGACCGGTAAGCCGCTCCGTGTTCGCCTACACAGACCAGCGCCGACCACTCATTGACGTGGTCTCCTTCACCGGGACGTTGGTCGCGAAAGGCCAACAGCAGGTTATTCACGGAGTGAACGAAAGCAGGGACACCGACGAGCTTATCGTGTACAATTCTTTCCGCGGAAGCACCACGGGTACCAACTACTGGGGAACTGAGGTGGTCGCTCAGTACCTCAGCCTCAGCTGCGCGGTGAACGATACGGTTTGGCTCGTGGCGACGGCCAAGGATAGCGTGATGGCTGCGGGCCATGGCAATGCACCCATTCCGCGTAACGGTGTAGTGCTCTCAGGGCACGGGCAGGCGGCAGCCTTTCTCAACGCTCACGTGTTTGTCGGGGACACGGTGGCGGTGGTCCTCCGCCTGCCGCCCACGCGCCAAAGGATCATTGAGCTGGTAGGGGGAGTGCCCCGTATTATTCGTAATGGCGCCGTGTCGGTCGAGTGGAGTGAGGAGGGTCTTACGAATAGGAGTTTCGCCACCGACCGTCATCCCCGCACGGCAGTCGGCTTTTCGGCTGACTCGACCAGGCTATTCTTTGTCACCGTGGATGGGCGGCAGGCAGGGTACAGCGTGGGCATGTCGCTCTATGAACTTGCTGAGTACATGCGCGAATGGGGAATTCATGAGGCGGTCAACCTGGACGGCGGCGGCTCCACCACGATGGTGGTCCGTGGGCGTGTGGTGAACAGTCCATCGGACGGCAGCGAACGGCCGGTAGCCAACGCGCTGCTGGTGGTCAGCAGCGCGCCAACCGGACCTTTGCATCTTTTGCGCATCTCGCCGCCCGAAGCCTTTCTCCTTTCGGAAGGTACACTTCGCTTCACAGTGGAAGGCTTTGATGAGTACTACAACCCTGTTTCCTTGCCGGCAGGCACAGTCAACTGGAGCTGCGACCCATGGATTGGTGCCATCGATGCACAGGGGCAGTTTGTGGCTGGGCTCTACGACACGGTGGGGTACGTGTACGCAAGCGCAGGCGGGGTACGGGATTCGGCACGGGTGCATATCACCAGGGTCGCGCAGATAACGTTGACTCCCAATCCGGTGGTGTTGCGCGTGGGGCAGAAGCAGACGATGACCCCGCGCGCCACAGACAGTTTCGGAAACCCGGTCAGTCTCCAGGCTAGCGACTATCAGTGGTCAGTGGTAGGGGATGTGGGCACAATCACTCAAGGAGGTGTGTTCACAGCCACCAAGCAGGGGGAGGGGGAAATAAGGGCGGCGTACGGCAGTGTGGTGGGTACCGCTCATGTGTACGTGGGTCTGCCCACGGACGTGATTGTAGAAGACTTTAGCTCTTTGGCACGGTGGAACTTGACCGGCGTGCGCGTTAATCTTCCGGCATGTAGTCTTGCCTTGGATAGTGCGGTGGCCTTTTCGCCACCCACCTCCGCGCGCCTCTCCTACCAGCTGAGCACCGGCGGGACAAGCGCCCTCTACATGGAGTGCTCGATTCCGCTATCTGGCACGCCCATCGCCGTGGGAATCCATGTCTTCGGTGACGGCAAAGGCCACTGGTTGCGGGGCGAATTCACCGACGCCGATGGTGAGAAATTCCTGGTTAACTTCACAGAGGCCACCCCTGGCATCGATTGGGCAGGAACCTGGCGCTACTTGCGCGTGTCCATGGACAGCGTCATCGTCCACTGGGGGAATCCGGCTGCTGTGCTCACGTTTCCCATCACCTGGAAGCGTATCTACCTGGCCGAAACCAATGACAGCCGCAAGGATAGCGGTGTCCTCTACTTCGATGACTTTACCGCTCACTACCTGGAGACGGCGGTGGAGCCACCCCGTGGCGGGGCGTTGCCCCAGAGCTTTCGGCTGTACCAGAATTTCCCCAATCCTTTCAACCCGAGCACAGAAATCTGTTTCGACGTGCCACGCGAGGGCCGGGTAAGATTGGAAGTAATCAATCCTCTGGGGGCAAGAGTATGCACCCTCTTGGACCAGCAATTGGCACCTGGGCAGCACCGGGTCTGCTTCGACGGGAGCAATCTGGCCGGCGGAGTGTATCTTTATCGGCTTATCGGTGCCGGTGAGATGCAAAACCGAAAGATGATTCTCATTCGCTAA